One window of Candidatus Nitrospira kreftii genomic DNA carries:
- a CDS encoding hypothetical protein (conserved protein of unknown function), giving the protein MKLPKAVQPKQTDNQAQPLLTHEKSLAGKIGQGSEAGDILDQQLAMLGFQLITHLNTLIKTSRIHGRTNAALDKPVETMLTLIQTLAHDQPVTLRVQNDFLFLGERHLKVSPQQMLVASSIIDTMNKWKVGGLTFTSSTSSEDLREFAYLFVTLDPAVKSLDDFRQELKTHEVGSVQLEDPRELALREEVSGAGQGSGSGEGTEPGSKIHHKAQSKIAYGKAAGAVGNLTQSVRDGGTLNFKQAKRAIQNIVDLMMQDESTLLGLTTLRCHDQYTHNHSVNVSLLSLALANRAGYPKVELADLGLAALFHDMGKSTIPLEVLNKPGEFTEDEWAMMRNHPTEGVLSLTQLRGITNLPARMVAASFEHHMNLDYSGYPKLKTPWKLSLTGRILTIADCYDAMTSSRVYRREPMSPSKVLNMMFSKSGKSFDATLLKLFVNCVGIVPIGSLVMLDTEELAVVLKPAMNKSDAERPLVKVITDRQGAPIENGEELDLTEKDDVGAYRRSIIRLVDTTEYNFDTSRYFV; this is encoded by the coding sequence ATGAAACTACCCAAGGCAGTGCAGCCGAAGCAGACCGACAACCAGGCACAACCACTTCTGACGCATGAGAAATCACTGGCCGGAAAAATCGGGCAAGGCTCCGAAGCCGGCGATATCCTCGACCAACAACTCGCGATGCTGGGCTTTCAGCTCATCACGCATCTGAATACACTCATCAAAACATCGCGGATTCATGGACGGACCAATGCGGCGCTCGATAAACCGGTCGAGACCATGCTGACCCTGATCCAAACCTTGGCGCACGATCAGCCCGTCACGCTGCGAGTTCAAAATGACTTTCTCTTTCTTGGAGAACGCCATCTCAAGGTGAGCCCTCAGCAGATGCTCGTCGCCTCAAGTATCATCGATACCATGAACAAATGGAAGGTCGGCGGGCTGACGTTCACCTCGTCAACGTCTTCAGAAGATCTTCGTGAGTTCGCCTATCTGTTTGTCACCCTCGACCCCGCCGTCAAATCCCTCGATGACTTTCGACAGGAACTAAAAACTCACGAGGTGGGCAGCGTCCAGCTTGAAGATCCACGCGAACTCGCCCTCCGAGAGGAAGTGTCGGGAGCTGGCCAAGGATCAGGATCAGGTGAAGGCACAGAGCCAGGCTCGAAGATACACCATAAGGCCCAATCCAAAATCGCGTACGGGAAGGCCGCCGGCGCCGTGGGAAACTTGACACAATCGGTCCGTGATGGAGGTACGCTGAACTTCAAGCAAGCAAAACGGGCGATTCAAAATATTGTCGACCTCATGATGCAGGACGAATCGACGCTCCTCGGCCTCACAACCCTTCGCTGTCACGATCAATACACGCACAACCATTCCGTCAACGTGTCTCTCTTATCGCTCGCGCTTGCCAATCGTGCCGGGTACCCGAAAGTCGAACTGGCGGATCTTGGGCTGGCGGCGCTCTTTCATGATATGGGGAAGTCGACCATTCCGCTCGAAGTACTAAACAAACCCGGCGAATTCACGGAAGATGAGTGGGCCATGATGCGCAATCATCCGACGGAAGGTGTCTTGAGTCTCACACAACTCCGTGGCATCACCAACCTTCCAGCGCGCATGGTTGCGGCTTCCTTTGAACACCATATGAACCTGGACTATTCCGGTTACCCGAAACTGAAGACACCATGGAAGCTGTCCCTGACGGGCCGCATCCTCACGATCGCGGATTGCTATGACGCAATGACGTCGTCCCGTGTGTATCGGCGAGAGCCGATGTCCCCGTCGAAAGTCTTGAATATGATGTTCTCGAAGTCGGGAAAGAGTTTTGATGCCACCCTCCTCAAGCTATTCGTCAATTGCGTCGGGATCGTTCCGATCGGAAGCCTGGTCATGTTGGATACTGAGGAACTCGCCGTGGTTCTTAAGCCGGCCATGAACAAGTCCGACGCGGAGCGCCCGCTTGTTAAAGTCATTACCGACCGACAGGGTGCGCCGATTGAAAATGGCGAAGAGCTGGATCTCACCGAAAAGGACGATGTCGGAGCCTACCGGCGCAGTATTATCCGACTGGTCGACACCACCGAATACAACTTCGATACGAGCCGATACTTCGTGTAG
- a CDS encoding Phosphoesterase, with product MSRLDLHLHTTHSDGSCTPTEVVGLAHQAGVTALAITDHDITTGLVEASAAGEALGIEVIPGVEISSILGNSELHILGYFLDWQDTHLNERLKTLRDSRHRRNPKIVERLQSLGIDLTYDEVRALAGSDSVGRPHIARALMDKGVVTSAKEAFDRFLADGKPAYVPRDLPSPAEAIHWIKAARGLAVLAHPTWVRCTDQSLIELVRQLKADGLDGVEVYYSTHAARQTREYLSLAQQLGLLVTGGSDFHGLTKPDIEVGIGKGSLHVPTSLLPKMKDLAARA from the coding sequence ATGAGCCGCTTGGACTTGCACCTCCACACCACTCACTCTGATGGAAGCTGTACACCGACGGAGGTGGTTGGACTGGCACACCAAGCTGGAGTCACGGCCCTGGCGATTACCGATCACGACATCACGACCGGTCTCGTAGAAGCAAGCGCCGCCGGAGAGGCGTTGGGCATCGAGGTCATCCCTGGAGTCGAGATCAGCTCGATCCTCGGGAATTCCGAGTTACATATTCTTGGGTACTTTCTCGATTGGCAAGACACTCACTTGAATGAGCGGCTCAAGACCTTGCGAGACAGTCGCCATCGTCGCAATCCCAAAATCGTCGAACGGCTACAAAGTCTCGGTATCGATCTCACCTACGATGAAGTTCGTGCGCTGGCCGGGAGCGACTCAGTCGGCAGACCGCACATTGCTCGTGCCCTCATGGATAAAGGAGTCGTTACATCAGCCAAGGAGGCCTTCGATCGATTTCTGGCCGACGGGAAACCGGCCTACGTGCCTCGTGATCTCCCAAGCCCCGCCGAAGCCATTCACTGGATCAAGGCAGCGCGAGGACTCGCTGTCCTGGCTCATCCGACCTGGGTGAGGTGTACGGATCAATCGCTTATCGAGTTGGTTCGCCAGCTCAAAGCGGACGGACTCGATGGCGTGGAAGTCTACTACAGCACCCATGCTGCACGGCAGACCCGAGAATATCTGAGTCTCGCTCAACAACTCGGCCTGCTCGTGACGGGTGGCAGCGATTTTCATGGCCTCACCAAACCCGACATTGAAGTCGGCATCGGCAAGGGATCCCTCCATGTTCCGACTTCCTTACTTCCGAAGATGAAAGACCTAGCGGCCCGAGCATAA
- a CDS encoding 7,8-dihydroneopterin aldolase: protein MISDNAPMGGQIIIEQLEFRGRCGVTPEERARPQPLAVDLELDCRLEPAGLSDDLRRTVDYASVARRMIELGTGQDSHLLEAMAERFLTALFDEFSVDGAKLWLRKLHPPISHVTKSVGVSLERTRQAHTLLRANPSPSHFLVQQLPRLPKGKVLDVASGIGRHALFLASQGYQVDAIDHDVQALAQLSSAAHAQNLTGVTTQMVDLEPPPPSKPNIGQEAYDVILVFFYLTRPLFPYLIDALRPGGVLLYETFLIDNHFQHQHPKRKEFCLAHNELIDLSSGLRIVHYDEGAHEGHRSGESVYTAQLVAQKPLATEISL from the coding sequence ATGATCTCCGACAATGCCCCGATGGGCGGACAGATCATCATCGAGCAGCTTGAATTTCGCGGTCGCTGTGGTGTGACGCCCGAAGAACGAGCACGTCCACAGCCATTAGCCGTCGACCTGGAATTAGATTGTCGACTTGAGCCGGCAGGACTCTCCGACGATCTGAGACGAACGGTCGACTATGCGTCAGTGGCGCGGCGCATGATAGAACTTGGAACCGGTCAAGATTCTCATCTATTGGAGGCCATGGCTGAACGGTTCCTGACCGCTCTCTTCGATGAATTTTCGGTCGACGGCGCGAAGCTCTGGCTCCGAAAGCTTCACCCCCCAATCTCCCATGTGACTAAGTCGGTCGGTGTCAGCCTAGAGCGTACCAGGCAGGCGCACACACTGCTTCGCGCAAATCCATCGCCTTCCCATTTTCTTGTGCAGCAGCTTCCCCGTCTTCCCAAAGGCAAGGTCCTCGATGTCGCATCCGGGATCGGGCGTCACGCGCTGTTTCTTGCCTCACAAGGCTACCAGGTTGACGCGATTGATCACGATGTCCAGGCGCTCGCGCAGCTCTCGTCAGCGGCTCATGCGCAAAACCTCACAGGAGTCACAACACAGATGGTGGATCTGGAACCACCTCCGCCGAGTAAGCCGAATATCGGGCAGGAGGCCTACGATGTCATACTCGTGTTCTTTTATCTGACTCGTCCACTCTTTCCTTACCTGATTGATGCACTGAGGCCCGGCGGTGTGTTGCTATATGAAACGTTCCTAATCGATAATCACTTCCAGCATCAGCATCCCAAACGGAAAGAGTTTTGCCTTGCGCACAACGAACTCATCGACCTCAGCTCCGGTCTTCGTATCGTGCATTACGATGAAGGGGCTCACGAAGGCCATCGCAGTGGGGAATCGGTCTATACCGCACAACTTGTCGCACAGAAGCCGCTAGCGACTGAGATTTCGTTATGA
- a CDS encoding hypothetical protein (conserved membrane protein of unknown function), with protein MTNTPSWAFQYFLAALLALFAGPILSKLPGAQSFPLTLFGLNGAHTIRLIVAAAGLALLSVLSLRAFRHMPDNGRGFSFLRTLVLPLTTLLIVIAADKTVRVVGQSLISRLGFAQYTLTYAALLAFIGLWITAAWLLNMDALHRFFSKASTSPRRKESATPIEETDEIHSEEERVEQETRLDIQAAPNGPPAMLGRYKVLKELGRGSMGVVYLGKDPTIQRFVAIKTMQLNEIDEADKLQDVKARFFREAESTGRLSHRNIVTIFDAGEEHDLGYIAMELLQGTTLKDRSRKPNLMPFQKVVPIVATVAEAMDYAHQQGVVHRDIKPANIMLTDDEVVKIMDFGIAKMATSSKTQTNIVMGTPTYMSPEQIAGKKVDGRSDIFSLAVVMFELLTGRPPFVADNVSALLFAIAHTPHPSLKAIRPDLPSILKNVLDRALHKDPVHRYRRANEFALELRSCVEGLAA; from the coding sequence ATGACCAACACGCCTAGCTGGGCCTTTCAATATTTTCTGGCCGCGCTCCTCGCGCTTTTTGCGGGTCCTATTCTAAGCAAATTGCCAGGCGCGCAGTCGTTCCCTCTGACCCTGTTCGGACTCAATGGCGCACATACCATCCGCCTCATTGTTGCAGCAGCCGGACTGGCTCTGCTTAGTGTGCTATCACTCCGTGCGTTCCGACACATGCCCGATAACGGACGCGGATTTTCGTTTCTGCGAACACTGGTGTTGCCTCTTACGACGCTGCTTATTGTGATCGCGGCAGACAAGACCGTCCGGGTTGTCGGACAGTCACTGATCAGCCGACTTGGCTTCGCACAGTATACACTGACATACGCCGCTCTCCTGGCATTCATCGGCCTCTGGATCACCGCTGCTTGGCTGTTGAATATGGACGCGCTCCACCGATTTTTCTCGAAAGCGTCAACATCGCCCCGGCGCAAAGAATCGGCAACACCGATCGAGGAAACCGACGAAATTCATTCAGAAGAAGAACGCGTCGAGCAAGAGACCAGGTTAGATATCCAAGCTGCACCGAACGGACCTCCTGCCATGCTCGGTCGATATAAGGTCCTGAAGGAGTTGGGACGGGGATCAATGGGAGTGGTCTACCTTGGAAAAGATCCGACGATCCAACGGTTTGTGGCGATCAAAACGATGCAACTTAATGAAATCGACGAAGCCGACAAACTTCAAGACGTAAAGGCGAGGTTCTTCCGAGAAGCCGAGTCGACGGGACGCTTATCTCATCGAAACATTGTGACGATTTTCGATGCCGGAGAAGAACATGACCTCGGGTACATCGCGATGGAGCTGCTTCAAGGAACGACGCTGAAAGACCGGTCAAGAAAACCGAATCTGATGCCGTTCCAGAAAGTGGTGCCGATCGTGGCGACCGTCGCCGAGGCGATGGATTATGCCCACCAGCAAGGCGTCGTACATCGAGACATCAAACCAGCCAATATCATGCTCACCGACGACGAGGTGGTAAAAATCATGGACTTCGGCATCGCCAAGATGGCGACTTCGTCAAAGACTCAGACGAATATCGTCATGGGAACGCCCACGTATATGTCGCCGGAGCAGATCGCCGGGAAAAAAGTGGACGGACGTTCCGATATTTTCTCTCTTGCTGTTGTGATGTTCGAACTGCTGACCGGCCGTCCACCGTTCGTGGCCGACAACGTTTCAGCCTTGCTGTTTGCCATCGCCCACACCCCCCATCCCAGTCTGAAAGCGATCAGACCAGACTTGCCATCCATCCTCAAGAATGTCCTGGATCGCGCGCTCCATAAGGACCCCGTCCACCGGTATCGTCGCGCCAACGAGTTCGCACTAGAACTCCGCTCCTGCGTCGAAGGATTAGCCGCGTAA
- a CDS encoding hypothetical protein (conserved protein of unknown function), whose translation MKTISAKERSGRSAASLVTVAGLILVWTIVWANFPSKEQLLSAQSGTSSVEASQVPALDLTIPGVSSQPATNAAGAGEAASVTTLGGLSVPRDSRARQIAEVKCDAEVQQYCPDSLSGDDRRYCVIQRFKRLAPTCQQIMQQRLVRWKEADGYKLSCAVDVKRLCRTVPSGDGRILQCLQEHEQDLSEACYQTLPKGRLQTRN comes from the coding sequence ATGAAAACGATCAGTGCCAAGGAACGATCAGGAAGGAGCGCCGCGAGTCTCGTGACGGTGGCCGGATTGATCTTAGTGTGGACAATCGTATGGGCCAACTTTCCCTCTAAAGAACAGCTGCTGTCGGCTCAGTCAGGGACATCCTCTGTGGAAGCCTCGCAGGTTCCTGCTCTCGATTTGACGATCCCCGGCGTATCCAGTCAGCCAGCCACCAACGCGGCTGGAGCCGGAGAGGCGGCGTCTGTGACGACTCTTGGTGGGTTATCCGTTCCACGCGACAGTCGTGCCAGACAAATTGCGGAGGTAAAGTGTGACGCAGAGGTTCAACAATACTGTCCTGACTCTCTTTCTGGAGACGACCGCCGCTATTGTGTGATCCAGCGATTCAAGCGACTCGCTCCGACTTGTCAACAGATCATGCAGCAGCGATTGGTGCGTTGGAAAGAAGCTGATGGGTACAAGTTGTCTTGTGCCGTAGACGTGAAACGCCTCTGTCGGACGGTTCCGTCCGGTGATGGCCGCATTCTGCAGTGTTTGCAGGAGCATGAGCAGGATCTTTCAGAAGCCTGCTACCAAACCTTGCCCAAGGGGAGGCTCCAGACGCGGAACTAA